A segment of the Echinicola strongylocentroti genome:
TATCCCAATTACGACGAGGATGCTGCCAAGTTCAATGGAACGGCCGCAGACTGTTTATCCCCAGAGAGGGTAGCTACTTGGGAAGACCCCACCTATGGTTACTTTCATGCCATGCACAAGGCGCTATGGGGAGGTGTTCATTATCAGATCACTGGTAAGAAAAATGACCAAGAGGTGATCCTCGAAGGGGGCACGCAAAACAACCGCGGAAGTAGTCAGCACGCTGAATTTCGCTTTGTGGAAAACATCTTCGAAGAGCTGGATACCTTAAACGAATGGTATTTGGACCGAAAAACCTCCGAACTATATTTTTATCCGGAAGAGCAACAGGATTTGGACAAAGCAGCGATAGAGGTCGCCGCTTTGGAACAACTGTTCGTGTTTGATGGGACAATGGAAAACCCCGTGAAGTATGTTTCCATTGAAGGGTTGACCCTAAAGCGCACCATTAGGACATTTATGAAGACCGCCAATCGCTTGTTGCGTAGTGACTGGACGATTTATAGGGGCGGAGTGGTCCATTTTGAGGGAACGGAAAATTGTGCCATTAAGGATTGTGAAATGAGTGACTTGGGAGGCAATGCCGTATTCTTTAATGAGTATAATAAAAACAGTGCTGTAGAAGGTTGTCATATATTTGATGTAGGAGGAAGCGGTGTTTGTTTTGTAGGAGATATCAATACAGTATGGCATGAGAACTACGATATTGGCAATGCCCCGGATCTGGACAAGATGAACTTTACGCGCGGCCCAAAAACCGATAATTACCCCCAACATTGCCTTGTGGACAATAACCTGATCCATAATATAGGAACGGTGGAAAAACAAACGGCAGGGGTACATATGAGTTTGGCGGCTTATATTACTGTGAGCAGAAATAGTATTTATGACGTGCCCAGAGCAGGGATCAATATTAGTGAAGGAAAATGGGGAGGGCATATATTGGAATACAATGATGTGTTCCTGACCGTCCAAGAAACCCATGATCATGGTGCCTTTAACAGTTGGGGACGGGATCGGTATTATACTAAAAACAGAGGTGCTGCCGGAGATAGAGTGGCCCTGCATGGGTATGATTTGGTGAGATTGGATATGATTGAAAAGAATGTAATCAGAAACAACCGTTTTCGTTGTGATCACGGATGGGACATAGACCTTGATGATGGCTCCGCTTGGTACGAAATCTATAATAATGTTTGTTTGAGTGGAGGTATCAAATTGCGTGACGGGATGCTCAGGACAGTTTATAATAACGTCACCATCAATAACTCCATGAACTTGCACGTATGGTTGCAAAATAGTGGGGACACCGTTAAGAATAATATTTTCACCCATGGGTACATGCCCATAGGCATGAGGCACTGGGGATCTCAGCTTGATTCCAATCTGTTTTTCCAAAAAGAATCCTTAAAGAAAATCCAGAACTCCTTTGGTACCGATCAGAACAGTGTGTATGGAGATCCTGAGTTTGCAGATCCTGCCAATGGTGATTATACAGTGACCGATACGGCCTTGGCCAATAAGATAGGATGGAAGAATTTTGCAATGGATCAATTTGGCGTTCAAAAACCTGCTCTAAAGGCCATTGCCAAAACGCCTGAAATCCCTGAAATCGAACTGACACCTGACGAGGTGATTCCCGGTGTGGAATACATGGGCGGTGTGATAAAGAACATTGTCAATGATGGCGAAAAATCAGCAGCAGGACTGCCTGACTATAAAGGAGCCAAGATCGTAGAAAGGCCAACAAAGGGGATTTTCTCAGTCGTCCAATTACAGGACGATGATGTGATCCTCAAATTGGATGATGAAGAAATCGACAATATTGATGATTTCAGGACCCTTTTGGCCAGTGACCATGTGTATGGAACCATTGGGGTATGGCGATACCAAAAGCTGATCGAGCTGGAATTGCCTGATCCTGCTGATTGCACTATTCCAATGATGATCGATAAGGAAAATTGGGAATTGGTTTCTGTAGACAGTGAAGCAGCAGATTATTCGGCCAAAAATGCTATAGATGGGGATCCACAGACTTTTTGGCACACACAGTTTGAACCTACCGAACCGGCTTTTCCCCATGAAATAGTCGTGGATATGGGCGAAGCGCATGTCCTTCATTCGTTTGAATATGTGCCACGACAGGGATCCTCACATCCCCGTATCAAGGACTTCCGGTTGTATGTTTCGGAAGATGGCAAATCGTGGGGCAAGCCCTTGGTGGAAGGGACCTTTGAAGACTCCGAAGAGATTCAAGCCTTCTCCATTGATAAGGTAAAAGGCCGCTACTTCAAGCTAGAAGGGCGTTCGGGATATACTCGCAATGCTGCAGCAGTGGGCGAGATCTCCTTATACGGAACTTGTGTGCCTTAACGAAATAGGGCAAATCAACTGATAAGCCTAATACGCTCCTTCAGCCTTTCTTGTCGCAAGCAATGAAGCTACAAATGCAAATTAAGAATAAGACGTGAAATGATGTTTATAAACGAAGTAGGACCAAGTGGGCAATTCCAAAAAGGGTTGGTAATCCTTTTTTGTATATTATTATGCCCTGATGCGCTGTTATTGGCCCAGTCAACTGATCGGCCCAATGTTATCTTTGTGATGCCCGATGACATCAGTCATCATGCATTTTCTTATTACAACGAAGATGGTCCCCAGACTCCTCATATTGATGGTTTTGCTCAGGAGGCTGTTCGCTTGACGGATTTTCATGTATCACCAAGCTGTTCACCAACACGTGCGGCACTTTTGACGGGTAGACCGAGTAATGTAGTAGGGGTGTGGCATACCATTAATGGACGTAATATGATGCGTGCTGATGAAATTACCATGGCAGATATCTTTAAAGCCAATGGATACGCTACAGGTTTGTTTTTTAAATGGCATTTAGGCGATAATTATCCTTTTCGCCCAAAAGATCGAGGTTTTGAGTATGTAGCTTGGATCAAAGGTGGAGGTACAGGCCAACAGCCTGATTACTGGGGCAATACCAATAGAAGTGCCAGCATGTGGGTGAATGACCAGTTGGTCAAAATGACCGATGAAGATGATGGAATCGAAGGAGCCTTCACTACCAACTTCTTTATGAACCGGGCCATGGATTTTATGGAAGAAAATATCCGGCAGAACAAACCGTTTTTTGCCTATATACCACTAGGGACAGCCCATGCGCCACATGTAATGCCACCTGATGCCCGTAAGGGTGTAAGCGCCAAGACTGGAACGATCGAGAATATAGACAAGAATTTTGGTCGCTTATTGGAGTTTTTGGAAGATAAAGGCATTGCAGACAATACCATTTTGGTCTTTACCACTGATAATGGGTCCGGCACTCACCTGCGGGGTGGTAAAGGATCCAATTATGATGGAGGCACACGAGTTCCTTGTTTCGTCAGGTGGGAAAATGGCCAACTTGGTGGCGAAGGTAAAGGAAGAGAATTGGCCCTTCTGACGGCACATATCGATTGGTTACCCACGTTTATGGATATGCTAGACCTGGATGATGAGGAAGGACGACCCGCAAAACTCAAGATACGAGGTAGGAGCTTTAGGCCTTTTTTGGATGAAGATCCCACCAATGATCCAGTGGACTATAAAAACAGGGCCGTCACCATTAATGACATGTGGACTGAGTTTCCCGAAAAATACAAAAAGCTTTCGGTGAAAAAAGACGAGTGGGATGGCGATGTCATTACGCACAAGTGGCGGTTGGTACGTACCAATAGTGAGTCCGATTGGGAGCTGTATGATGTGCTTGAAGATGAAGTGCAGCAAAATGATATCATCGATCATCCTGCCTATGAGGAGATTGTGGGTGAGCTGAAGGAGGAATATGAAAAATGGTGGCAGCTTGTGGATGAAAGATCGAGTGAATATACGAGGATCATTATAGGAAATCCTGCCGAACCAGTTAGTGATCTTCATGCCCATGATTTTCACGGTACGGTGATCTGGAGCCAAGGAGATGTGAAAAAGGGAGCAGAAGGCAGTGGCTTCATTGCAGTGGAATTTGATAAAACGGGTACCTATACGTTTGATCTTCGTCGGTGGCCAAAGGAAATTGCAGCAGAAACCACTTTGACCTCAGCAGGTCCTGGAGAAGCCCTGGACATATCCAGTGCGAGGATTAAGATCTGGAATGGCGATCAAGTATATGTCGATAAGAGCAAAGAAGCTGATCCGGATGCAGATGGCGTGCATTTCACCATTGATGATTTACCAAAAGGGCCTGCCTTTATCCAAACTTGGTTTTACGATGAAGCAGGAGAAATGGAAGGTGCGGTTTATTATAATTATGCTCAGGTTCATAACCAAGGTTTTCCTTTGTCCAACTGAGGTAAAAGAGTAAAATTTCTGTAGCCTTTTTTTGGATGGTAAAACAATTTACTTGATCTTGTAGAAGATGCGAAAAAAGTGTATTTGGTAAAAAATATGCCTAAATGCTAGCGTTTAGTTGAGGATGAAATTTCATTGCGGATATATGTGAGTCGGAATTGTATCTATTCATTAACCTAGAAATAATCACAAAATGAATACGGTTCATCTTAAGGATATCTTGAGAAAGATGGTGGATAATAATGATGAAAAGGCATTTTCTGTTTTTTTTGACCATTATCATACACGAATGATCAACATGTCCATGCTTTTTGTTCAAAACTTTGATCTAGCCGAAGAGGTAGTTTCGGAGGTGTTATTAAAGCTCCTGCAAAAAAAGGAGCGATTGCTTAAAATTGAAAATTTTGAAGGGTACTTGTTTAAGATGGTGAAAAACTACTCTTTAAATAAGCTGAAATTTCATAAGAAGGAAAGTAAACATTTACGGGTTGATGATATTCAAGATTTTCTGATACCAGACACTTCAGATCCAGAGAAAGACCTGATCAACTGCCATTTAGGAGATTTTTTAGATGAGGTTATCCAAAAGTTACCTCCAAAAAGGAGAATGGTTTTTAAGCTGATCAAAGAAGAAAATATGAGCTATAGTGAAACTGCAGCGTTGTTGGAAATCTCCGTAAAAACCGTAGATGTGCATTTGAGTTTGGCCATAAAGGAACTCCGCAAAAGGCTTAAGGTATTTTATGACGAACACCAAGAAAAAATACCCATGTCCCGACAGCGATTTTTATCTATCTTTTTGTAATTGCCCCCCTAACATAGCCATCAGGCTAATACATGTAAGTTGCTGAAAATCTGTGTCCTTAAAAATGTTTGTGCTCTTCATAAATGGCCTAGGGGGATTGCAAATCCCCCATTATTCCGGTTCGGGATTCCAAATCCCGAACAGCTAGGGTTTAAGAGATAAGAGGAGAGGTTTTTTCGATTTCCTAAAACTAGCCCATACGCTGAAGAGGTGATCAAAAAGTCCCCTTTAGGGGATTTAAGGGTGAATTTTAACTAAATTCCTTCAAAAGCAACGTCTATGCTCGGACGCCACTAAAAAAAATAGTAAAAACCATTAAGGAGTTTTCTGGGCTGCATTGTCTTTATAGTGTTGACAATGTACCTAGATGGAAAACCGTAAAGACATAGACCTAAAAATAGCCCGATGTTTACAAGGCGAAGCTTCAGAGGATGAAAAAAGAGAAGTTGATTCTTGGGCGAAACAGTCTGAGCAGAACGAGTATGAATACGAACGTCTACGTGCATACTGGAAGAAGCCAATAAGGGATCCCCAACTGGTAAACCATGAAGAGCAAAAGGCCCAAATATGGCAATCCTTCCTAGAGCAGCAGGAAGATATTCCTCAAAGAAAAACTTCCAGAGGCTGGTTAAGGATGGTGGCTGCATTTTTACTGTTAGCTTGCGGGTCATTCCTCTTCTATCAGTCTGATTATATCTTTCAGAAAGCCGATCCTGATAGTCCTTTATGGATCACCAAGGCCAACCAAAAAGGCCAAAAGTCACAAATTCAACTTCCGGATGGATCAAAAGTATGGTTAAATGCCGATAGTAAGATCAGTTATCAAGAAGTGTTTTCAGATACGGCGAGAGTGATACAGCTAGGTGGAGAGGCATTTTTTGATGTCGTAAGAGACAGTCTTCGCCCATTCATCGTGACCACAGAAGGGCTCAATGTGCGTGTTTTGGGCACTCAATTCAATGTCGAAGCTTTTGAAGGTGAAAGGGATATTACAGTTTCGCTATTAGAAGGTGCGGTAGAAGTCCATTCATCTGAAGAAGACTCCAACGAGGGGATCTCCATCCAGCCAGAAAACGGTATTTCTTTTATAAAACAGGAGAATATTTTTCAGCGATTTTCAAAATCCTCCCATAAAGAAAAATTCAATAAGGCCATTTCATGGAAAGAGGGTGTTTTGATATTTGAAGGGGTAGACATGTCGGTTTTTATACAAGAAATAAGCCGTTGGTATGGAGTGTCAGTTGTAGTGAAGGGGACACCAACAGATGACTGGGACTTAAAAGGACAATTCAATAATGAGTACCTGAGCAATATCCTTGAAGCGGTAAGCTACAGTAAAGGCTTCGAATATGAAATAGAGGATAAGCTAGTGACTTTGACCTTCGATAACAATCAAAAGAGATAGATGCTTATGAAACAAGCTGTCTGGCAAGAGGCCAGAAAATCAATTAACATCAGATTTTAGAACAATAAACCAATACCCAAAATGACGACAACCTTACCTCAATTAATGAAGACGGCACTGTGGTACTTGATTTCAGGCCTGCTGGCCCTGATAATAAGTATGAATGGTCTCTTGGCAAAAGAGACCTCAATACAAGGTGACAAAAAGTTAAAGGATTATCATATTGAAATCGGATTTGACCAAGTATCCATTCAGGACGTCTTTGTACAACTCGAATCAGCCACACCTTTTACTTTTGTTTATGACAAATCAGATGATTACCTGCATAAACGGGTTTCCATCACCAAAAAGGATTATAGCCTAGAGGAGCTTTTGGGAGAAATAGGCAAATTCCAAGGGCTTCATTTTAAGCAGGTAAATTATAATATTAGTGTATTGGACACCGTAGAAGAGCGGGAGCCGGTGGAGACCAAGGCCATGGTTCATACTGTCCAAGGAACTGTCATATCCCAATCCGATGGCGAGCCTATTCCCGGCGCAACGGTGGTGCTAAAGAACACCACAAAGGGTACTGTCACGGACATCGAAGGGAAATTTACCCTGGAAGTTCCAGATGAGAATGCCATATTGATCATTTCTTTTGTCGGGTATCGCTCCGAAGAGATCCCTGTAAATAACCAAACGACGATAGAGGTGCTCTTGGAAGAGGACTTGCAAGGTTTGGAGGAAGTGGTGGTCGTAGGATATGGGGAGCAGAAAAAGGAAACGTTGACAGGGTCAGTGGTGAATGTAAAAGGCGATGAAGTGGTGGCAAGCCCATCAGCCAATGTGACCAATTCTTTGGCAGGGCGCTTACCCGGTCTAGTGGTGAACCAGCGAAGTGGTGAGCCTGGCAAGGATGATCCCAATATCCTGATCCGTGGAAATTCCACATTGGGAAATAATTCACCTTTGATCATTATTGATGGGGTACAGCGGAGTCTCATGGGCAGGCTGAACCCAGAGGATATCGAAGATATTACCGTGCTGAAAGATGCTTCGGCGGCGATCTATGGAGCTAGGGCGGCTAACGGCGTGATTATTATTACCACTAAAAAAGGGAAAGTTGGAAAGCCGTCTTTTAACTTGTCCTATAATCAGGCATTCAACCAACCCACTAGGATGCTGGAAGTAATGGATGGCCCTACCTTTGCCGATGTATATAATGAAGCTGCTTGGTACAGGGCAGGGCGGCCAGAAAATTTTAACAATCCCTATTCCGAGGATTTTATCCAACAGACAAGGGATGGAAGTGATCCAGTTCTCTATCCAGATACCGACTGGGTGGGAGAGGTACTGAAGCCTCATTCTTTGCAGAGCCGACTTAATCTTTCCGTTAACGGAGGAGGAGAAAATACACGGTATTTTGTCTCCTTGGGAATGATGAACCAAAACGGGAATTTTAAGAATAATCCTACATCCTATGAACAATATAATTTTAGGGCCAAACTAGATGTGGATATTTCCGATGACCTGACAGTCGGTTTGAATATTTCCGGTATTTTAAATAATGGAACCTATCCATCTACAGGAGTATGGGCAGGTTTTTATAATATTCTCCATGCCAGCCCATTGCTAGTAGCACAGTATCCCAATGGGCTGATCGGTCCTGGGAGACTGGGACAGAATCCCTTGCTTCGTGATCAGGTAGGAACGACTACCACGGAAGATGTTCCCATATATTCCACTTTTACGGCAGAGTATAAAGTTCCGTTTTTGGAAGGCATGAAGATCTCAGGATCATATAATTATGATATTAGCCACAGGTTTGAGAAGACCTTTAGGACACCATTTTATTTTTATGAATACAATGTTAATACAGAAGAATATGATCGTACAATGTCCTCCGAAATTCCCGTTACGGAGTTGACGGACAGGTTTGATAAGTGGACGACTTCACTGTACAATATTAAAATTCA
Coding sequences within it:
- a CDS encoding discoidin domain-containing protein, with the translated sequence MIQKVKFIKPRLCLLFILFFGISVSGIAKEFYVSPSGNDKGKGTLKKPFATIAYAQSMVRAFKKANPTEPVTVYLKGGKYYLSEPIVFTAADSGTADAPITYKAYKDEVPMVLGGVELTDLQWEQYDEHIYKTKVPEGLVFETLFVNGKQQVLARYPNYDEDAAKFNGTAADCLSPERVATWEDPTYGYFHAMHKALWGGVHYQITGKKNDQEVILEGGTQNNRGSSQHAEFRFVENIFEELDTLNEWYLDRKTSELYFYPEEQQDLDKAAIEVAALEQLFVFDGTMENPVKYVSIEGLTLKRTIRTFMKTANRLLRSDWTIYRGGVVHFEGTENCAIKDCEMSDLGGNAVFFNEYNKNSAVEGCHIFDVGGSGVCFVGDINTVWHENYDIGNAPDLDKMNFTRGPKTDNYPQHCLVDNNLIHNIGTVEKQTAGVHMSLAAYITVSRNSIYDVPRAGINISEGKWGGHILEYNDVFLTVQETHDHGAFNSWGRDRYYTKNRGAAGDRVALHGYDLVRLDMIEKNVIRNNRFRCDHGWDIDLDDGSAWYEIYNNVCLSGGIKLRDGMLRTVYNNVTINNSMNLHVWLQNSGDTVKNNIFTHGYMPIGMRHWGSQLDSNLFFQKESLKKIQNSFGTDQNSVYGDPEFADPANGDYTVTDTALANKIGWKNFAMDQFGVQKPALKAIAKTPEIPEIELTPDEVIPGVEYMGGVIKNIVNDGEKSAAGLPDYKGAKIVERPTKGIFSVVQLQDDDVILKLDDEEIDNIDDFRTLLASDHVYGTIGVWRYQKLIELELPDPADCTIPMMIDKENWELVSVDSEAADYSAKNAIDGDPQTFWHTQFEPTEPAFPHEIVVDMGEAHVLHSFEYVPRQGSSHPRIKDFRLYVSEDGKSWGKPLVEGTFEDSEEIQAFSIDKVKGRYFKLEGRSGYTRNAAAVGEISLYGTCVP
- a CDS encoding sulfatase-like hydrolase/transferase encodes the protein MMFINEVGPSGQFQKGLVILFCILLCPDALLLAQSTDRPNVIFVMPDDISHHAFSYYNEDGPQTPHIDGFAQEAVRLTDFHVSPSCSPTRAALLTGRPSNVVGVWHTINGRNMMRADEITMADIFKANGYATGLFFKWHLGDNYPFRPKDRGFEYVAWIKGGGTGQQPDYWGNTNRSASMWVNDQLVKMTDEDDGIEGAFTTNFFMNRAMDFMEENIRQNKPFFAYIPLGTAHAPHVMPPDARKGVSAKTGTIENIDKNFGRLLEFLEDKGIADNTILVFTTDNGSGTHLRGGKGSNYDGGTRVPCFVRWENGQLGGEGKGRELALLTAHIDWLPTFMDMLDLDDEEGRPAKLKIRGRSFRPFLDEDPTNDPVDYKNRAVTINDMWTEFPEKYKKLSVKKDEWDGDVITHKWRLVRTNSESDWELYDVLEDEVQQNDIIDHPAYEEIVGELKEEYEKWWQLVDERSSEYTRIIIGNPAEPVSDLHAHDFHGTVIWSQGDVKKGAEGSGFIAVEFDKTGTYTFDLRRWPKEIAAETTLTSAGPGEALDISSARIKIWNGDQVYVDKSKEADPDADGVHFTIDDLPKGPAFIQTWFYDEAGEMEGAVYYNYAQVHNQGFPLSN
- a CDS encoding RNA polymerase sigma-70 factor, whose amino-acid sequence is MNTVHLKDILRKMVDNNDEKAFSVFFDHYHTRMINMSMLFVQNFDLAEEVVSEVLLKLLQKKERLLKIENFEGYLFKMVKNYSLNKLKFHKKESKHLRVDDIQDFLIPDTSDPEKDLINCHLGDFLDEVIQKLPPKRRMVFKLIKEENMSYSETAALLEISVKTVDVHLSLAIKELRKRLKVFYDEHQEKIPMSRQRFLSIFL
- a CDS encoding FecR family protein; translated protein: MENRKDIDLKIARCLQGEASEDEKREVDSWAKQSEQNEYEYERLRAYWKKPIRDPQLVNHEEQKAQIWQSFLEQQEDIPQRKTSRGWLRMVAAFLLLACGSFLFYQSDYIFQKADPDSPLWITKANQKGQKSQIQLPDGSKVWLNADSKISYQEVFSDTARVIQLGGEAFFDVVRDSLRPFIVTTEGLNVRVLGTQFNVEAFEGERDITVSLLEGAVEVHSSEEDSNEGISIQPENGISFIKQENIFQRFSKSSHKEKFNKAISWKEGVLIFEGVDMSVFIQEISRWYGVSVVVKGTPTDDWDLKGQFNNEYLSNILEAVSYSKGFEYEIEDKLVTLTFDNNQKR
- a CDS encoding SusC/RagA family TonB-linked outer membrane protein, yielding MTTTLPQLMKTALWYLISGLLALIISMNGLLAKETSIQGDKKLKDYHIEIGFDQVSIQDVFVQLESATPFTFVYDKSDDYLHKRVSITKKDYSLEELLGEIGKFQGLHFKQVNYNISVLDTVEEREPVETKAMVHTVQGTVISQSDGEPIPGATVVLKNTTKGTVTDIEGKFTLEVPDENAILIISFVGYRSEEIPVNNQTTIEVLLEEDLQGLEEVVVVGYGEQKKETLTGSVVNVKGDEVVASPSANVTNSLAGRLPGLVVNQRSGEPGKDDPNILIRGNSTLGNNSPLIIIDGVQRSLMGRLNPEDIEDITVLKDASAAIYGARAANGVIIITTKKGKVGKPSFNLSYNQAFNQPTRMLEVMDGPTFADVYNEAAWYRAGRPENFNNPYSEDFIQQTRDGSDPVLYPDTDWVGEVLKPHSLQSRLNLSVNGGGENTRYFVSLGMMNQNGNFKNNPTSYEQYNFRAKLDVDISDDLTVGLNISGILNNGTYPSTGVWAGFYNILHASPLLVAQYPNGLIGPGRLGQNPLLRDQVGTTTTEDVPIYSTFTAEYKVPFLEGMKISGSYNYDISHRFEKTFRTPFYFYEYNVNTEEYDRTMSSEIPVTELTDRFDKWTTSLYNIKIHYDKSFDQHNIGVMLGNEQQKNTNKWVSAYRRNFVSTAIPQINVGSNAPEDKNNGGSASYGGYNNYFGRLNYNFDERYLAEFVFRYDGSQIFPKENRYGFFPAFSAGWRISEENFIKNNLPSINQLKVRVSHGKIGNDKVGQFQYLQAFSFGDNYVFGGGDVPGIYPNTMPNPNITWEESIKTDIGLELGLWNGLLGLDLTYFKEDRNSILAKRNLSISAIYGFSGLPDENIGEVKSQGYEAIITHRNQVGEFNYNLSGNVSYARTEVVYLDEVPPTEEYQAVTGRPVGAPLYYHADGIFNTEEELEAYPHLAAAQVGDIKLVDLNEDGQINAQDQARFDYSETPEFVFGLNASAQYKGFDFSMLWQGQTNAYNLDTEFRKLGTTGYDNTAVARAEDRWTVDNPDGSMPRADDASPSNNTFWVFDASFVRLKQVELGYTLPKPVSSSIKMDNVRLYISGFNMLTFAKNDWTDPERSGGYLFYPQLRTMNLGVNIKF